The following coding sequences lie in one Hippoglossus hippoglossus isolate fHipHip1 chromosome 14, fHipHip1.pri, whole genome shotgun sequence genomic window:
- the phldb1a gene encoding pleckstrin homology-like domain family B member 1 isoform X7: protein MDLHVSDSPDSPADMERMRRNKVEQGRQMHQVLQSTPLDLIETGKSLRVQAERPHLVSLGSGRLSTAITLLPLQEGRTTLGSGDTDIPLQGHGIAEQHCYIENEAGVIILYPCGNQCAVDGLPITRPYRLTQGCMLCFGQSAFFRFNHPEEAVRMKSMLPGGGGGGGGQELSTTKTLPADSHSVFNGSHQSFSSNGNSKINNIAKTLQDSLMVNISSSGPGKQPLPQPSPPNMLNGRNSSSTQDCIYENIRTLGSQNLGDKTPPVPARSAHTNHTPVPNPRTSLSVASSSAGGGHRAQESPKLLRNVRSTPTPPGSGSGQGTDNSSPTPKSSSVKFSPAAPPSPRVRGSTLQHRSPSPMREQGQFVTSVEVPQRLRTPELLVPSGLRELPPVSPYTSGKGTPGSQGSASLLATQGLAAKPHPESSQGPSKLTTKAEAMRALYSQSPSQLSGLEKEPEGRRLRPGPGGAMVTGLGTSPLTSPRSQRKTSCSTVTGSSTKEHNLMKPYARERKNSISEISDNEDELLEYHRWQREERLREQEMEKLERQRLETILNLCAEYNQEGSAVELAEMVRSGLLGGAVGVCPGTGDGMFLQGGDGPQRARQNDEDTQREESSSTESTHQECDELMAGQEPVYVEEERSRILFRVDDLKHRVSELEQQLQETKQEKAEAVECGTKQFEELEFCQLEEESSLEEKKETQSSQLLQERAEYHCSVARRKEKMASMEAQGKQLGLQAAQDCERMVRDRAVALQMLHKEQDRLCALEKRHHTLTGERSYLKPSSNMKEELLHISEPDLVYVDGPPDSPCPSSASFSSSSSHLPSPELYPVRLQEEYLRLSDVYKMYGNASVQPHSSSPAALHCLSLSVSPALPCEEYITVSQLSQIFGMQRLNPSSTASIPSFHIASSESVFSCHSAACGPSSFLSAQSQPELSRNAMPPINLERWYQDIMAAGEAQSCPPPLPAKSFSARRHGQLLKSKSDGEVGLAASCAHASSAPALPHSSAHERNASTKGLQLALGEMSMPLDMESRRQMVIQSKDVSPTVHHSILHHQSPPSGNQAYDTLSLESSDSMETSVSTGNSACTPESACGLEAQRIEEMEKMLKEAQQEKARLVENREREVQARRQMLEEERRRREEAERRLLDETAHRQRLVEEEVKMREKHFSQARPMTRYLPNRKEEFDLRAHVESSGHSIDTCPFVNLTEKMCKGHLVKMGGKIKSWKKRWFVFDRLKRNFCYYADKHETKLKGLIYFQAIEEVYYDHLRSATKSPNPSLTFCVKTHDRLYYMVAPSPEAMRIWMDVIVTGAEGYTQFMS from the exons ATG gaTCTTCACGTGTCAGATAGTCCTGACAGTCCGGCGGACATGGAGCGCATGAGGAGGAATAAAGTGGAGCAGGGGCGACAGATGCACCAGGTCCTACAG AGCACTCCTTTAGACCTGATCGAGACTGGCAAGTCCCTGAGAGTCCAGGCAGAACGCCCCCACCTGGTTAGTCTGGGAAGTGGACGTCTGAGCACGGCCATCACTTTGCTTCCGCTGCAGGAAG GAAGAACCACACTGGGCAGTGGGGACACAGATATCCCCCTGCAGGGCCACGGCATTGCAGAGCAGCACTGCTACATTGAAAATGAGGCGGGCGTCATCATTTTGTACCCGTGTGGGAACCAGTGCGCTGTGGATGGCCTCCCCATCACCAGACCTTATCGCCTGACACAAG GGTGCATGCTGTGTTTCGGTCAGTCTGCCTTTTTCCGCTTCAACCATCCAGAAGAGGCCGTGAGGATGAAGAGCATGCTGcccgggggaggaggaggaggaggaggccaggaACTCAGCACCACAAAAACTCTTCCTGCTG ACTCACACAGTGTGTTTAACGGCAGCCATCAGTCCTTTTCAAGCAACGGCAACTCTAAAATCAACAACATTGCAAAGACCCTCCAGGACTCTTTGATGGTCAACATATCATCATCAGGACCTGGGAAACAGCCACTTCCTCAGCCCTCTCCTCCAAACATGCTCAATGGAAGAAACAGCTCCTCAACACAGGACTGCATTTATGAAAACATCAGAACCTTGGGAAGCCAGAACCTTGGCGACAAAACCCCTCCGGTACCTGCCCGGTCCGCTCACACCAACCACACTCCTGTCCCCAATCCGCGGACCTCGCTGTCTGTTGCCTCGAGCAGTGCTGGCGGTGGTCACAGAGCCCAGGAGAGCCCAAAGCTTCTTAGGAATGTAAGATCCACCCCCACACCGCCAGGCTCAGGGTCAGGACAGGGCACAGACAACTCTAGCCCAACTCCCAAATCATCATCTGTTAAATTTTCCCCAGCGGCTCCACCCAGCCCTCGAGTAAGAGGTTCTACTCTACAACACAGATCCCCCAGCCCCATGCGAGAGCAGGGTCAGTTTGTCACCAGTGTAGAAGTCCCTCAAAGGCTCAGGACTCCAGAGCTGCTTGTGCCCAGCGGCCTGAGAGAACTTCCTCCTGTCAGCCCTTACACGTCTGGCAAGGGGACTCCGGGATCGCAGGGCTCAGCTTCCCTCCTCGCCACACAAGGCCTCGCTGCTAAGCCTCACCCCGAGAGCTCCCAGGGCCCCAGCAAACTCACAACAAAAGCAGAGGCCATGAGAGCGCTGTACTCCCAGAGTCCATCACAACTCTCTGGGTTGGAGAAGGAGCCTGAAGGCAGGAGATTAAGACCTGGGCCAGGAGGTGCCATGGTAACAGGTCTGGGTACATCTCCTCTGACGAGCCCTCGTAGCCAAAGAAAAACCTCCTGCTCGACCGTGACGGGATCCTCAACCAAGGAACACAACCTAATGAAGCCATACGCACGGGAGCGCAAGAACAGCATCTCTGAGATCAGCGACAATGAGGACGAGTTGCTGGAATACCACCgctggcagagagaggagaggctgcgTGAGCAGGAAATGGAGAAACTG GAGCGACAGAGGCTGGAGACCATCCTCAATCTGTGTGCAGAGTATAATCAGGAGGGCAGTGCCGTGGAGTTGGCCGAGATGGTGAGGAGTGGGCTGCTGGGGGGCGCTGTAGGAGTCTGCCCAGGCACAGGAGACGGGATGTTCCTCCAGGGGGGAGACGGGCCTCAGAGGGCGAGGCAGAATGATGAGGACACCCAGAGAGAGGAgtccagcagcacagagagcacACACCAAGAA TGTGATGAGCTGATGGCTGGTCAGGAGCCCGTCtacgtggaggaggagaggagcaggatcttgtTCAGAGTTGATGACTTGAAGCACAGAGTCAGtgaactggagcagcagctACAAGAGACCAAACAGGag AAAGCTGAAGCTGTGGAGTGCGGGACCAAGCAGTTTGAGGAGCTGGAGTTCTgccagctggaggaggagagcagtttggaggagaagaaggagacgCAGAGCTCGCAGCTCCTCCAAGAGAGAGCCGAGTACCACTGCAGCGTGGCCCGGAGGAAG GAGAAGATGGCCTCAATGGAGGCTCAGGGGAAGCAGCTGGGGCTACAGGCCGCGCAGGACTGTGAGAGGATGGTTAGAGACAGGGCGGTGGCTCTGCAGATGTTACACAAG GAGCAAGACAGGTTGTGTGCTCTGGAGAAGAGGCACCACACGTTGACTGGAGAGAGAAGTTACCTGAAGCCCAGCAGCAACATGAAGGAG GAATTGCTTCACATCAGCGAACCTGACCTTGTTTATGTGGACGGTCCTCCTGATAGCCCCtgtccctcctctgcctccttctcctcctcctcctctcacctcccctcccctgAACTCTACCCTGTTAGACTACAAGAG GAGTACCTCAGGCTGTCTGATGTCTATAAGATGTATGGGAATGCTTCTGTGCAGCCTCACTCTTCCTCCCCTGCTGCTCTCcactgcctctccctctctgtatctCCAGCTCTGCCATGCGAG GAGTACATCACAGTCAGTCAATTAAGTCAGATCTTTGGGATGCAGAGACTGAATCCCTCCTCCACTGCCTCTATTCCATCATTCCACATTGCCTCTTCTGAATCTGTCTTCTCGTGCCACTCAGCTGCCTGTGGtccttcctcctttctctctgcacag AGTCAGCCTGAGCTGAGCAGGAATGCAATGCCTCCTATTAATCTCGAGCGCTGGTACCAGGACATCATGGCGGCTGGAGAGGCTCAGTCGTGTCCTCCACCGCTTCCTGCCAAGTCTTTTTCCGCACGCAGACACGGGCAG CTGTTGAAGTCCAAATCAGATGGCGAGGTTGGACTGGCGGCATCATGCGCTCATGCCAGCAGTGCCCCAGCCCTGCCACACTCCAGCGCTCATGAGAGAAACGCATCCACCAAG GGGTTACAGTTAGCTCTGGGAGAGATGTCAATGCCGTTAGACATGGAGTCCAGGAGGCAGATGGTTATTCAGAGCAAAG ACGTGTCTCCCACTGTCCATCACTCCATCCTGCATCATCAGTCGCCACCGAGCGGAAACCAGGCGTACGACACCCTGAGTCTGGAGAGCTCAGACAGCATGGAGACCAGCGTCTCCACCGGCAACTCCGCCTGCACCCCGGAAAG tgcCTGCGGGTTAGAGGCCCAGAGGatagaggagatggagaagatgtTGAAGGAGGCGCAGCAGGAGAAAGCCAGACTCGTGGAGAACAGA GAGAGGGAGGTGCAGGCTCGGCGGCAGATGTtggaggaggagcggaggaggcgAGAGGAGGCCGAGAGAAGGCTTCTGGACGAGACGGCCCACAGGCAgaggctggtggaggaggaggtgaagatgagagagaaacacttCTCCCAG GCTCGTCCAATGACGCGCTACCTGCCCAACCGTAAGGAGGAGTTTGACTTGCGCGCCCACGTGGAGTCGTCCGGCCACAGCATCGACACCTGCCCCTTCGTCAACCTCACGGAGAAGATGTGTAAGGGCCACCTGGTGAAGATGGGCGGTAAAATCAAATCCTGGAAGAAACGCTGGTTCGTTTTTGACCGTCTCAAGAGGAACTTCTGTTATTACGCGG acAAGCATGAAACCAAGCTGAAAGGACTCATTTACTTTCAGGCGATTGAAGAGGTTTATTATGATCACCTACGCAGTGCCACCAAG AGCCCCAATCCTTCTTTGACCTTCTGCGTGAAAACCCACGACCGGCTCTACTACATGGTGGCCCCGTCCCCGGAGGCCATGAGGATCTGGATGGATGTCATAGTAACGGGTGCCGAAGGCTACACGCAGTTCATGAGCTGA
- the phldb1a gene encoding pleckstrin homology-like domain family B member 1 isoform X4: MDLHVSDSPDSPADMERMRRNKVEQGRQMHQVLQSTPLDLIETGKSLRVQAERPHLVSLGSGRLSTAITLLPLQEGRTTLGSGDTDIPLQGHGIAEQHCYIENEAGVIILYPCGNQCAVDGLPITRPYRLTQGCMLCFGQSAFFRFNHPEEAVRMKSMLPGGGGGGGGQELSTTKTLPADSHSVFNGSHQSFSSNGNSKINNIAKTLQDSLMVNISSSGPGKQPLPQPSPPNMLNGRNSSSTQDCIYENIRTLGSQNLGDKTPPVPARSAHTNHTPVPNPRTSLSVASSSAGGGHRAQESPKLLRNVRSTPTPPGSGSGQGTDNSSPTPKSSSVKFSPAAPPSPRVRGSTLQHRSPSPMREQGQFVTSVEVPQRLRTPELLVPSGLRELPPVSPYTSGKGTPGSQGSASLLATQGLAAKPHPESSQGPSKLTTKAEAMRALYSQSPSQLSGLEKEPEGRRLRPGPGGAMVTGLGTSPLTSPRSQRKTSCSTVTGSSTKEHNLMKPYARERKNSISEISDNEDELLEYHRWQREERLREQEMEKLERQRLETILNLCAEYNQEGSAVELAEMVRSGLLGGAVGVCPGTGDGMFLQGGDGPQRARQNDEDTQREESSSTESTHQECDELMAGQEPVYVEEERSRILFRVDDLKHRVSELEQQLQETKQEAEMEQALLQAERRAEQEQVEAESEIISQLQLKHSQLDKAIQREKDEGRANVSAQRKALEKQRNEYNELKRQFDKCPLSLREQLQEQLSRKAEAVECGTKQFEELEFCQLEEESSLEEKKETQSSQLLQERAEYHCSVARRKEKMASMEAQGKQLGLQAAQDCERMVRDRAVALQMLHKEQDRLCALEKRHHTLTGERSYLKPSSNMKEEYLRLSDVYKMYGNASVQPHSSSPAALHCLSLSVSPALPCEEYITVSQLSQIFGMQRLNPSSTASIPSFHIASSESVFSCHSAACGPSSFLSAQSQPELSRNAMPPINLERWYQDIMAAGEAQSCPPPLPAKSFSARRHGQLLKSKSDGEVGLAASCAHASSAPALPHSSAHERNASTKGLQLALGEMSMPLDMESRRQMVIQSKDVSPTVHHSILHHQSPPSGNQAYDTLSLESSDSMETSVSTGNSACTPESACGLEAQRIEEMEKMLKEAQQEKARLVENREREVQARRQMLEEERRRREEAERRLLDETAHRQRLVEEEVKMREKHFSQARPMTRYLPNRKEEFDLRAHVESSGHSIDTCPFVNLTEKMCKGHLVKMGGKIKSWKKRWFVFDRLKRNFCYYADKHETKLKGLIYFQAIEEVYYDHLRSATKSPNPSLTFCVKTHDRLYYMVAPSPEAMRIWMDVIVTGAEGYTQFMS; the protein is encoded by the exons ATG gaTCTTCACGTGTCAGATAGTCCTGACAGTCCGGCGGACATGGAGCGCATGAGGAGGAATAAAGTGGAGCAGGGGCGACAGATGCACCAGGTCCTACAG AGCACTCCTTTAGACCTGATCGAGACTGGCAAGTCCCTGAGAGTCCAGGCAGAACGCCCCCACCTGGTTAGTCTGGGAAGTGGACGTCTGAGCACGGCCATCACTTTGCTTCCGCTGCAGGAAG GAAGAACCACACTGGGCAGTGGGGACACAGATATCCCCCTGCAGGGCCACGGCATTGCAGAGCAGCACTGCTACATTGAAAATGAGGCGGGCGTCATCATTTTGTACCCGTGTGGGAACCAGTGCGCTGTGGATGGCCTCCCCATCACCAGACCTTATCGCCTGACACAAG GGTGCATGCTGTGTTTCGGTCAGTCTGCCTTTTTCCGCTTCAACCATCCAGAAGAGGCCGTGAGGATGAAGAGCATGCTGcccgggggaggaggaggaggaggaggccaggaACTCAGCACCACAAAAACTCTTCCTGCTG ACTCACACAGTGTGTTTAACGGCAGCCATCAGTCCTTTTCAAGCAACGGCAACTCTAAAATCAACAACATTGCAAAGACCCTCCAGGACTCTTTGATGGTCAACATATCATCATCAGGACCTGGGAAACAGCCACTTCCTCAGCCCTCTCCTCCAAACATGCTCAATGGAAGAAACAGCTCCTCAACACAGGACTGCATTTATGAAAACATCAGAACCTTGGGAAGCCAGAACCTTGGCGACAAAACCCCTCCGGTACCTGCCCGGTCCGCTCACACCAACCACACTCCTGTCCCCAATCCGCGGACCTCGCTGTCTGTTGCCTCGAGCAGTGCTGGCGGTGGTCACAGAGCCCAGGAGAGCCCAAAGCTTCTTAGGAATGTAAGATCCACCCCCACACCGCCAGGCTCAGGGTCAGGACAGGGCACAGACAACTCTAGCCCAACTCCCAAATCATCATCTGTTAAATTTTCCCCAGCGGCTCCACCCAGCCCTCGAGTAAGAGGTTCTACTCTACAACACAGATCCCCCAGCCCCATGCGAGAGCAGGGTCAGTTTGTCACCAGTGTAGAAGTCCCTCAAAGGCTCAGGACTCCAGAGCTGCTTGTGCCCAGCGGCCTGAGAGAACTTCCTCCTGTCAGCCCTTACACGTCTGGCAAGGGGACTCCGGGATCGCAGGGCTCAGCTTCCCTCCTCGCCACACAAGGCCTCGCTGCTAAGCCTCACCCCGAGAGCTCCCAGGGCCCCAGCAAACTCACAACAAAAGCAGAGGCCATGAGAGCGCTGTACTCCCAGAGTCCATCACAACTCTCTGGGTTGGAGAAGGAGCCTGAAGGCAGGAGATTAAGACCTGGGCCAGGAGGTGCCATGGTAACAGGTCTGGGTACATCTCCTCTGACGAGCCCTCGTAGCCAAAGAAAAACCTCCTGCTCGACCGTGACGGGATCCTCAACCAAGGAACACAACCTAATGAAGCCATACGCACGGGAGCGCAAGAACAGCATCTCTGAGATCAGCGACAATGAGGACGAGTTGCTGGAATACCACCgctggcagagagaggagaggctgcgTGAGCAGGAAATGGAGAAACTG GAGCGACAGAGGCTGGAGACCATCCTCAATCTGTGTGCAGAGTATAATCAGGAGGGCAGTGCCGTGGAGTTGGCCGAGATGGTGAGGAGTGGGCTGCTGGGGGGCGCTGTAGGAGTCTGCCCAGGCACAGGAGACGGGATGTTCCTCCAGGGGGGAGACGGGCCTCAGAGGGCGAGGCAGAATGATGAGGACACCCAGAGAGAGGAgtccagcagcacagagagcacACACCAAGAA TGTGATGAGCTGATGGCTGGTCAGGAGCCCGTCtacgtggaggaggagaggagcaggatcttgtTCAGAGTTGATGACTTGAAGCACAGAGTCAGtgaactggagcagcagctACAAGAGACCAAACAGGag GCGGAGATGGAGCAGGCTCTGCTGCAGGCCGAGAGGCGGgcagagcaggagcaggtggaggctgAGAGTGAAATCAtctctcagctgcagctcaaacacagCCAGCTGGACAAGGCCAtccagagagagaaggacgAG GGCAGGGCTAATGTGTCGGCTCAGCGGAAGGCCCTGGAAAAGCAGAGGAATGAGTACAATGAGCTGAAGAGGCAGTTTGATAAGTGCCCCTTGTCTCTAAGGGAACAGTTACAGGAGCAGCTCAGCAGG AAAGCTGAAGCTGTGGAGTGCGGGACCAAGCAGTTTGAGGAGCTGGAGTTCTgccagctggaggaggagagcagtttggaggagaagaaggagacgCAGAGCTCGCAGCTCCTCCAAGAGAGAGCCGAGTACCACTGCAGCGTGGCCCGGAGGAAG GAGAAGATGGCCTCAATGGAGGCTCAGGGGAAGCAGCTGGGGCTACAGGCCGCGCAGGACTGTGAGAGGATGGTTAGAGACAGGGCGGTGGCTCTGCAGATGTTACACAAG GAGCAAGACAGGTTGTGTGCTCTGGAGAAGAGGCACCACACGTTGACTGGAGAGAGAAGTTACCTGAAGCCCAGCAGCAACATGAAGGAG GAGTACCTCAGGCTGTCTGATGTCTATAAGATGTATGGGAATGCTTCTGTGCAGCCTCACTCTTCCTCCCCTGCTGCTCTCcactgcctctccctctctgtatctCCAGCTCTGCCATGCGAG GAGTACATCACAGTCAGTCAATTAAGTCAGATCTTTGGGATGCAGAGACTGAATCCCTCCTCCACTGCCTCTATTCCATCATTCCACATTGCCTCTTCTGAATCTGTCTTCTCGTGCCACTCAGCTGCCTGTGGtccttcctcctttctctctgcacag AGTCAGCCTGAGCTGAGCAGGAATGCAATGCCTCCTATTAATCTCGAGCGCTGGTACCAGGACATCATGGCGGCTGGAGAGGCTCAGTCGTGTCCTCCACCGCTTCCTGCCAAGTCTTTTTCCGCACGCAGACACGGGCAG CTGTTGAAGTCCAAATCAGATGGCGAGGTTGGACTGGCGGCATCATGCGCTCATGCCAGCAGTGCCCCAGCCCTGCCACACTCCAGCGCTCATGAGAGAAACGCATCCACCAAG GGGTTACAGTTAGCTCTGGGAGAGATGTCAATGCCGTTAGACATGGAGTCCAGGAGGCAGATGGTTATTCAGAGCAAAG ACGTGTCTCCCACTGTCCATCACTCCATCCTGCATCATCAGTCGCCACCGAGCGGAAACCAGGCGTACGACACCCTGAGTCTGGAGAGCTCAGACAGCATGGAGACCAGCGTCTCCACCGGCAACTCCGCCTGCACCCCGGAAAG tgcCTGCGGGTTAGAGGCCCAGAGGatagaggagatggagaagatgtTGAAGGAGGCGCAGCAGGAGAAAGCCAGACTCGTGGAGAACAGA GAGAGGGAGGTGCAGGCTCGGCGGCAGATGTtggaggaggagcggaggaggcgAGAGGAGGCCGAGAGAAGGCTTCTGGACGAGACGGCCCACAGGCAgaggctggtggaggaggaggtgaagatgagagagaaacacttCTCCCAG GCTCGTCCAATGACGCGCTACCTGCCCAACCGTAAGGAGGAGTTTGACTTGCGCGCCCACGTGGAGTCGTCCGGCCACAGCATCGACACCTGCCCCTTCGTCAACCTCACGGAGAAGATGTGTAAGGGCCACCTGGTGAAGATGGGCGGTAAAATCAAATCCTGGAAGAAACGCTGGTTCGTTTTTGACCGTCTCAAGAGGAACTTCTGTTATTACGCGG acAAGCATGAAACCAAGCTGAAAGGACTCATTTACTTTCAGGCGATTGAAGAGGTTTATTATGATCACCTACGCAGTGCCACCAAG AGCCCCAATCCTTCTTTGACCTTCTGCGTGAAAACCCACGACCGGCTCTACTACATGGTGGCCCCGTCCCCGGAGGCCATGAGGATCTGGATGGATGTCATAGTAACGGGTGCCGAAGGCTACACGCAGTTCATGAGCTGA